One Methanocaldococcus sp. genomic window carries:
- a CDS encoding transposase, with amino-acid sequence MILTQKNRLKLSSTKLEIVRQLSYYSARLYNVGLYSVRQYYFNNNAYLPYAKNYHECKENENYKLLLSNTSQQILRIVDRNFKSFFGLLKLKSQDKYTEKIRIPRYKKQDELINITIQGRSARIRKGYVIIGFSKAFREKHKPSFKELKFKLPKNITVDKLQEVRILPIFNGKEFDIEFVYKKEFKPISVDKDKYLSIDMGLDNFATCFNSNDGSSFIIDGRYIKSINRHYNKQKAYYQSILDRQSIKVSKKMLTISRKRYNKINNYFNLAVKYITDYAISKNIGSIVVGDFSDIKRNINMGKKNNQNFVNIPYDIFKRKLQSKCEQLGIRYYLQEESYTSKCSFLDNEPIEKHDTYKGKRVKRGLFRTSKGYLINADVNGAANILVKYLTSNGQLQYPVVANRYGCVNYPPRLKLNDLVA; translated from the coding sequence AAGCTTGAAATTGTCAGACAGTTATCTTACTACTCTGCAAGACTTTACAATGTTGGTTTGTATAGTGTTAGGCAGTATTATTTCAACAACAATGCCTATTTGCCATATGCAAAAAACTATCACGAATGCAAAGAGAATGAGAACTATAAGCTCTTGCTCAGTAATACTTCCCAACAGATACTTCGTATTGTAGATAGAAACTTTAAAAGCTTTTTTGGACTTTTAAAACTCAAATCACAAGACAAGTATACCGAAAAGATAAGAATACCTCGCTATAAAAAACAAGATGAACTTATTAATATAACCATTCAAGGTCGTTCAGCTCGTATCCGTAAAGGGTATGTCATCATAGGCTTCTCAAAAGCTTTTAGAGAAAAACATAAACCATCTTTTAAAGAACTCAAATTTAAACTACCAAAAAATATAACGGTAGATAAACTTCAAGAAGTTAGAATATTACCTATTTTTAATGGCAAAGAATTTGATATTGAATTTGTTTACAAAAAAGAGTTTAAACCTATATCTGTAGATAAAGATAAATATTTATCTATTGATATGGGTTTAGATAATTTTGCTACTTGTTTTAATTCTAATGACGGGTCGTCTTTTATTATTGATGGGCGATATATCAAATCAATTAACCGACATTACAACAAACAAAAAGCATATTATCAATCCATACTTGATAGACAAAGTATCAAAGTCTCTAAAAAGATGCTAACCATTTCTCGCAAGAGATACAACAAGATTAACAACTATTTTAATTTAGCTGTTAAATATATAACTGATTATGCAATTTCAAAGAATATAGGCTCGATTGTGGTTGGAGATTTCTCAGATATTAAACGAAACATTAATATGGGTAAGAAAAATAACCAAAACTTTGTAAATATCCCTTATGATATATTTAAAAGAAAATTACAAAGTAAGTGTGAACAGTTAGGGATAAGATATTATCTACAAGAAGAAAGCTATACCTCTAAATGTTCGTTTCTTGACAATGAACCAATTGAAAAACACGATACCTACAAAGGTAAGCGAGTTAAGAGAGGTCTATTTAGAACCTCAAAAGGATATTTGATAAACGCTGATGTTAATGGTGCTGCAAATATCCTTGTAAAATATTTAACAAGTAACGGTCAGCTTCAATATCCTGTTGTTGCCAACCGATATGGGTGCGTCAATTATCCACCAAGATTAAAATTAAACGACTTAGTCGCTTAA